A genomic stretch from Methanomassiliicoccales archaeon includes:
- a CDS encoding DUF120 domain-containing protein — translation MDEKVIAALKRIALLGGLHDYITISSRELGELLDMSQQSASKRILDLLDKGLIQRDLGARKQRIKLTEKGIELLKKEYIEYQRIFEMKDFVIIRGTVITGMGEGQYYVTQSGYMEQFEEKLSFRPYDGTLNLKVFPADLPKLEALRGSGGILIKGFERNGRTFGDVRAHKASIQNIDCAVVIPSRSHYSDVMEIICKYHLRRTLGLKDGDQVEVRVSLV, via the coding sequence ATGGATGAGAAAGTAATTGCTGCGCTGAAAAGGATCGCGCTTCTCGGTGGTCTCCACGACTATATCACTATCTCATCAAGAGAACTCGGCGAGCTTCTTGACATGAGCCAGCAATCCGCTTCCAAACGCATCCTCGATCTACTCGATAAGGGTCTAATCCAGCGTGATCTCGGCGCGAGGAAACAGCGAATCAAGTTGACCGAAAAAGGCATCGAATTATTGAAGAAGGAGTATATTGAATACCAACGGATTTTCGAAATGAAAGATTTCGTCATCATTCGAGGTACTGTCATCACTGGAATGGGTGAGGGGCAGTATTATGTGACACAGTCAGGGTACATGGAACAGTTCGAGGAGAAACTCTCATTTAGGCCATATGATGGCACTCTTAATCTTAAAGTTTTCCCGGCGGACCTGCCGAAGCTCGAGGCACTCAGGGGAAGCGGGGGGATATTGATCAAGGGTTTCGAGAGGAACGGCCGCACATTCGGTGATGTCAGGGCACACAAGGCATCGATCCAGAATATCGATTGCGCTGTCGTGATTCCGAGCCGATCCCATTACAGCGATGTCATGGAGATCATCTGCAAATATCATCTCCGCAGGACATTGGGTTTGAAAGACGGAGATCAGGTGGAAGTACGGGTTTCGCTCGTCTGA
- the purQ gene encoding phosphoribosylformylglycinamidine synthase subunit PurQ, whose amino-acid sequence MKAEDVKVCILRIEGTNCEDETCAAFRFVGTSPEIVHLKQLTGHCSADLRRRLDDYHILVIPGGFSAGDYVRAGAIFAARMKSTLSNDLKRFVQSEKPIIGICNGFQVLVELGMLPALDGVMSDSAQAALATNESGRFECLPTLLKVESKGKCVFTRRMKRGEIVMFPSAHAEGKFMLPAEKREYILDKLEENDQIVFRYVDESGFYAGYPWNPNGSLRNIAGICNPLGTVLGLMPHPERTFFRYNHPDWTRTRFSPEDPGDGRAVFESVVEYITKKF is encoded by the coding sequence ATGAAAGCCGAAGATGTGAAAGTCTGTATCCTCAGAATCGAAGGGACGAACTGTGAAGATGAAACTTGCGCGGCATTTCGATTCGTCGGCACATCACCTGAAATCGTACACCTCAAACAACTGACTGGTCATTGCTCGGCTGATCTCCGAAGGAGACTCGATGATTATCACATCCTGGTTATTCCTGGCGGATTTTCCGCTGGCGATTATGTGAGGGCGGGGGCGATATTTGCAGCGCGAATGAAAAGCACCCTTTCAAACGATTTGAAGAGGTTTGTGCAGTCTGAAAAACCTATTATCGGCATCTGCAACGGGTTTCAGGTGCTCGTCGAACTCGGGATGCTGCCAGCGTTGGACGGAGTGATGAGCGATTCAGCGCAGGCAGCCCTGGCGACGAACGAATCAGGGAGGTTTGAGTGCCTTCCAACACTTTTGAAAGTCGAGAGCAAAGGAAAATGCGTTTTCACGCGAAGGATGAAAAGAGGTGAGATCGTGATGTTTCCCTCTGCTCATGCCGAGGGCAAATTCATGCTCCCTGCTGAAAAAAGAGAATACATACTCGACAAACTCGAAGAAAACGACCAGATTGTCTTCAGATATGTTGACGAAAGCGGATTTTATGCTGGCTACCCATGGAATCCAAACGGCTCGTTGAGGAATATTGCAGGCATATGCAATCCTCTTGGCACGGTTCTCGGGCTGATGCCACACCCTGAGAGGACCTTTTTCCGGTATAACCATCCTGACTGGACAAGAACTCGTTTTTCGCCCGAAGATCCCGGTGACGGCAGAGCGGTTTTTGAATCCGTTGTCGAGTATATCACAAAAAAATTTTGA